TTGGACTGGATAAACTCCCGAAAGCTCGGTATCGCCAGGGTCGCCAGGATGGCGGCTACCCCCAGGGTAATCAGGAGTTCGAGCAGGGTGAAACCGGTTGCCCAACCGGGGCGCGCCTGCCGGCCTTCCGGGCGGGCCGATCCTTGCCCGCCCCCAGGGGAATCGACGCCTGGGGTAGGCACCGCAACCTTGTCTAGCGTCCGCGATAGCATGGTTGAGATCTCGGTCAGTCGGGACCGCGCCGGTGCAGGGTGGAGGCGGCGTGGGGTTTCTGGTTCACACCTTCACCGCCAGCATTGGCCGACGGTGCCCTCGGTAACGCCGCGGGTGCCCAGTTGGTTGAGGGTGAGCGTTTTTCCGCATTTACTGTCACTGCTGGCCTGGCTACCCCTTGGTTCCGCCTCGAGGGTGAAGGAAGTGGCGGTTGGGTCTGGCAATGAAAATTGGTAATGGCCCGCGCCTTGATTCAGATTGCTTTCGCATTCGCCCGTTGGCAAGGTGGCCCCGACGTAGGTCAGGTTCAGGGTGTAGTAGCGCTCCATGAAGAGGGCGTATTCACCGAGACAGCCTTGAGCTAGTTTCCGGCGGGTATCGATCACGTGCTGGACATAAGAGGGATAGGCAATACTGGCCAGTATGCCGACGATGGCCACCACCACCATCAATTCGATGAGCGTCAGGCCGCGCAGCCGGTTCATGTCAGTTACTCATCAATTCATGCCATTCGATCCGCTCGGTCTCCCCTGGGGGGAAGGGGTTGCGGACGGGTAAGGTATGGACATTTCCCTCATGGGTCTGCACGATCATCTTGTCACCCACAAAGACCGGAATGCTGGGGATGCCACCAAGGTTGATACCGCTAC
This Chromatiaceae bacterium DNA region includes the following protein-coding sequences:
- a CDS encoding type IV pilin protein, coding for MNRLRGLTLIELMVVVAIVGILASIAYPSYVQHVIDTRRKLAQGCLGEYALFMERYYTLNLTYVGATLPTGECESNLNQGAGHYQFSLPDPTATSFTLEAEPRGSQASSDSKCGKTLTLNQLGTRGVTEGTVGQCWR